A region of the Corynebacterium renale genome:
GCATCGAAGGAGCCTGGTATTACACCGACGGTGATGTTTCCTAACCCGGAATCACCTGGATTTTTAGGCAAATTACAGCAGTGTGGTGTAACCTCATTCTCGTTGTCTTAAGTAGATAACGGCGGGCTATGGCGCAGTTTGGTAGCGCACTACACTGGGGGTGTAGGGGTCGCAGGTTCAAATCCTGTTAGCCCGACTCTTGATCATTAAGAACAAATCTGGAGGCCGGTACGCAATGTACCGGCCTTCAGTGTTTTCCCGTTAGCGTCCGATAAGACGCGGAACTACAGGATCACCATCACCCAACAAAGCCTTCAGATTGCCCCGCCTCTCGACGACACTCGTCACCGCCTTCATTCGCTTCTTTTCCCGAGAACCACCGGCTCCCATCGGTGCACCACCAGCCATCATCGGGTGGCCACCACGAACCCCCTGAGAGGCGGAGCCCTGGGGTGCTGAGGCGGAACCGGAAGCAGATGCGCCAGTGCTCGGAACGCCTGCGCCTGGTGTGCTGGTGCCTGGCGTGCCGTTGCCTGTCATGCCCGCACCTAATCCACGACCAAGAGCACCGGCCGAACTACCAGCAGCCCCACCGAAACCGGTGCCACCAAAACCTGGACGCGGTGAACCAACACCACCGGCGCCTGTTGCGCCGTGCAGTCCACTCATTCCAGCTGCCCCCGAAGTCGCCTTGCCCCGAAGAGCGCCGGCGTGGCCTAAACTACCGATCCTGCTGGTTCCCGGGCCAACGTTGCCACGTAGCGTGCCGCCCTGACCGATTCCTCCGATTCCGGCCGCTCCCATGCCACCGTTTCCCAGGACACCAGAACCAGGTAAAGAACCCACATTCGCAGCCGTACTTGGCGACGTCCCGGACACAGGACCCAAGCTCCCCGGAATACCCGGTGTCATTCCACCTAATGACGGCACCGCCGCGGACTGCGCTGCTGGTGCAAGCGACGCGATCTCCGTTAAGGCCCCACCACCAGTGATACGAGGCGGCTCCGCAGCCGCGCGCAAGAACTGTGCCGATTCCGGTGCAGCACGCATAACATGCTCAATTTCTGCCTGACTCGTCGGAGTCATCGCAGCTAAAGCCTCACGGAAAGAATTCACAGCCACAGCATCAGTCTTCGCCTCAGCAACTCCACCGTTTCCGTTGTTCTGCGTTGGGGCACCAATAAGAGTCTCAACCGGTGGGCGGGAAAACTCAGCAAATACCGACCACAACGGCGGCCACGCCTGGAGCAATGCTTGTTCAGCAGCAATACGCTCAGCAGGAACCGGGATAAGTGCTAACGCTGCATGTGCTGCCCGAACGTATTGGCTACCCCACCCGTGTGCTGCCTGCATACCGACAAGCCCACTGCGCACACCCGCACCATTGAGACTGAAGTTATGAGCAAGTTTTGCCACATCAGCCAGGGTTTCCGAAGCTCGGTCAAATTGTGGGCCGGTGTTGACAGTGTTGACATCTCCAGCAAGCTGGGTGAACCTAGCTGCAAGATCAGTCATACCTGCGTTGATTGCTTCCCAGGATTGTTGGCCAGAGATCATTGCTGCCGTATCCGTGGTTAAGAATTGTTGCTCCAGCTCACCGAAAGATAACGGCGGAATGATCACCGCTGGTGTTATGCCGAAAGGATGCGCGGTAATAGGTGGCGCTTTCTCAAAAGAGATGGCTTCAGCATTAGCGTCAAAACCGACGTCAGCATGGCCGAGGACTGCTTTAAACAGGTTATCCTGCAGAAACGCAACCTGGGTATTCCGTCCCAGGGTATCCGACACCCATTCTGCGTAGTGGCTAAACTTTTCCAGCAAACCTCTCGCTGAAGAATCGTGGCGTTCAAGAACATCGTCATGGATTCGGCCATAGTGATCTAACCCCGAGACCCTAGAGAAACTTGTCAGATTGTTCTGTCTCGTCGTCCGCGAATTCTTTCTCAGCTCTGCGCGAAATGCTTGCAGTCTTCGAACCGTGTCGAAGATAAATTGCTGATCTACTTCAAAACTCATTGAACCCCCAATTCAATCAAAATTTTTTCCAGTCCTTGGACTGCATCCGGACATTGTTCGTGTGGCCGCGGTGGCTTCGGGCCAACGCCCAGCCCGAGAATATAGCTCAACCGTAGCGCTCCCCGAGTGGTGTGAATCGACGCCGTACACCCATCTACAGAATCCGGAAAGTGGTGCGTATACATTGAGGGAAAACGCTGAGAAACGTTTTCGTACATAATCTCGCCATCTTTGGCAATGCCAGCTTTATACGCCATATCGGCTGCTATGTAGTACTCATATTTCGTAAAGTAATCGTCAGGCTGCTTGTCACGGAAAGCGCAGACCGATGACTTTACGAATTCAAGTGCCTTGGGTTCTGATAGAGGTCGCGAATCTAAAACACGCTCAAAAAACTGGGATGGAATTTCGTCACAGACTACAGGCACGTCAAGGGTGTAGTCGTCATCGGGATAATCTCCGAGAACGAGTGGAGATTTCAGAAAGTCTGGTGGTGCATTTTTAGTAGGCGCCTCATTACTAGCGTCCGCATCCACGGAACGCACTTCATCCCTAGCAGAGTCATCTGGGGCACTAGGCGAACACCCCGATAAGACAACAGACAACGTAGCCACGATTGCGGCCACGCATACACGTAGTGTTTTCACGCTTCCCTCCCACGCAATCAAAGAACGGGGACTTTCCCCATAGTTATTCGACGTGGAATCCCCCTAATTCGGTTCCCCCCAACGCCCCTCGTGCAACCAACGTGCACATGTATTGCTTACCGTAGCAGAATAACGAGCGATTGCCTAGACTTTTGCAATACAGAAATTAGCCGCACTACACCGCTCGTTCCATAGAGGACGAAAGGCAGAATTGCCCAAAGAGGACGGCCTACACCATCGCCTAGCGACCCGACTGGTGAAAGCTCTAGCCTTCAATCCTGAAGAAGTGCTTAATTTCCCGGGTAGCGTATCCATCGGGGACAGAAGTGCGCGGGTCATTTTCTGCGCCTGGCCACACGTGCTGGCCTCCCCCAATACTGATATGCTTAATCGGCGCCACGCACTGCGTCCACATTTTTCTCACCACGTCCTGGGTGACTCGGTCCACGTGAATTGGCCCCGTACACGCGTTCCTTTGTGTGGCGCGCTCGAGGACTCGGTCGACGGAATCGTACTGCTCCCCGTGCCGAATTCCACCGTGATACTGGATTACGGGGTCCTGGGTGCCGTGGATATCGAGGGTGGCCATCGGTTTGTCGGAGCACTCAGCAAAATACTTGTGATAGTAGGCCGCCGACACTGATGCTGTACCGGCGAAAACATCCGGCATGCGGCAGCCTAGGAGACTGGCGAAACCGCCTCCATTGCTCATACCCGCTGCATAAACCTTGCCCCACCGGATTGGGAGCGTCGCTCCTAAGCGCGCAAGGGTAAGCGCAACCATGGTTTCATCAGCACGCGAATCATTAGTCACCGCATACGGCCCGCCTTGCCAGGCGGATTCCAAGCCTTGCGGGTAGACAACTACCGCATTGGTTTTATGCATGGCCACTACCTTGCGAAAGTTCTCGGCATTGTCCCCTTTGCCGTGGAAAAAGAACAGGACAGGGTAACCGCCTTCAGGAATGGGGCCGGAGGGGACGTCGATAAGCATCGTGCGAGACTGTCCGTCTACTTCGACGGTCTCCGACACAGAAACCCCGGGCGCCACCTGGCCAAGGGGCTGCGCGTCACCTGCAAAACGCGCGACCTCTTCGGCGGGCCGTGCGGGAACTTCCACAGCCGATGTCTTCTCTGGGGGCGCGTCTTCTCCTGCGGCACAACCTGTGAGCATGCCAATAACAGCGAGCACACATACCGCACACACTGCACGCACCCCGGAGGCAATCATGCGCCTAGTGTAGGCGAGTAAGGTACATCGGTGATGAATAGCTCCCACTACCCGTCCACCGCGCCACGATCGCAAGCTAACGCCCCGCGGTTTAGTTCAGCCCACAGCCGCGCACAACATGCAAGCGCCTATGCGCACGGCAACGAGGCTGCACAGCACTATCACGATATCCGCCCCAGTTATCCGGCCGAAGTCCTGAGTCTTATACCCACGCGCTCCCGAGTACTCGACGTCGGCGCCGGCACGGGAAAACTCACCGCCCAAATGGTAGCCGAAGGACACACGGTCTATGCGTGCGATCCCAGCCGTGACATGACGCACCTATGCGCACAGGTCACAGGCGTACCCACGTGGCAGGCAACGGCGGAAGCGACAGCTTCCCAGGCTGGTTTTTTCGATGCCGTGACGTGCGCGCAAACATGGCATTGGGTCGATGCAGCACAGGCAAGCAGTGAATTAGACCGCATAGTAAAGCCTGGAGGCCGGGTAATCTTGGTGTGGAATTCCATCGACGTCAGCGATCCCTGGTTCCACAGACTAACCCGCATCATGCACGCAGGAGACATACTCAAGGCCGGGTTCTACCCCACTGTGTCCGAGCCGTGGACAATCACCGATGAGCTCCGCAGCACATGGACCCAACCTATGGCTTTCGACGACATCATGGCACTCACCGCAACGAGGTCTTACTGGTTACGCGCAAACGAAAAGATCCGCGAGCGCGTGCGTGGCAACTTGGAGTGGTATTTCTTTGAGCACAGCGCACTGAACCGCGACGCAATTATCGCACTGCCCTACCGGACAGACGCTTTCGTCCTCACAAGGAGCTCCTAACCATGTCTGCGCACCGACCTCACCAAACATCCCCCACGCCGGAGCTCAGCCTTTCGACGATGCGCACGCTCGTTGCAGTCGGCCAAGCCGAATCCATCGGACTTGCTGCAAAAGCGCATGGAATCAGCCAGCAAGCCGTCTCAGAACGCGTCCGCACCGCAGAACATACCCTCGGCGTAACGCTTTTTCACCGCACCCCAAACGGAACGGTGCCCACACGCCGCGGGGATGCAATACTCGCGCTCATCCAAGAACACCTCACCCACTACGATGAATTCACATCCGACATTGCCCGCGTTATAAACCCGGGCCACGAAGTCATTCATCTTGCCGCATCGCAAACCATCATGGAGCATTACCTCCCACGATGGCTCGCAGACCTGCACCGCAGCGAACCGGGAATACGATTTACCGTTGCGGCCGGTAATTCCCATGACATCACCCGCGCGGTCATAGCCGGTACAACGTCTTTAGGGTTTATCGAATCCCCCACCATCGAGCGTGAAGTCCATCATCAACTGGCAACAACCACTCTGCTTCACGACGACCTCACCGTCGCCGTAGCCCCAGACCACCCGTGGGCCGCGTACCAGGAAATACCTGCCACGACGGTCCGCAAGACTCCCCTCATCGTGCGCGAACCCGGCTCCGGAACCCGCTCTACCGCCGAAACAGTATTAGGGGCCTTTGCGCCCCCAGTCGCAGAACTGAATTCGCAAGCCGCAATCGTACAAGCAGCACTTCTTCTCCGTGAACCAGCGATCCTTCCCCGCATCGCTCTCGAGGGAACGCCCCTGCGAGCAATCGCAGTCGCAGGTAAAGAAATGACCCGCCCACTGCGAGCAGTGTGGCGGGCCGGAACCAAGCCGCGTGGCGGACTGGCAGCTCTCCTAGCAATCGCCCAAAAATCTGCCTAAGAGGCAAGCGATTGCGGTGCGCCTTTCGGCTACTTACGGCGACGCTCCCGGACGCGGATGGCAAACCGCACCGGAGAACCGTGGAAGCCAAACTCTTCACGGAACTGACGCTCCAAGTATCGGCGGTAGCCAGCGTCCAAGAAACCAGTTGTGAACAAGACGACTGTTGGCGGCCGGGTCGACGCCTGGGTCGCAAACAGTACGCGCGGCAGACGGTTATTTTTCATTGGTGGCGGATTCTTTGCAATGGCCGCACGCAACCAGGTATTCAGCTTGCCCGTCGGAACGCGCTGGTCCCAACTATCCAGAGCTTCCACCATTGCCGGCTCTAGTCGCTGCAAAGCACGGCCAGTCTTCGCCGAAATATTGATCTTGGACACCCACGGCAAGTGGGTAAGCTGCTCATCAAATTCCCGGTCGAAGAAGTAGCGACGGTCTTCGTCCATGAGGTCCCACTTGTTGAACGCGATGACCAAGGCCTTACCTGCGTCCAAGATCATGCCGAGCACCCGCTGGTCCTGCTCCGAAATCGGCTCGGAGGCATCAATAACCATGATGCACAATTCCGCCGCCTCGATCGTGCCGCGTGTGCGCAGTGACGCATAATACTCATGGCCAGAAGCCGTGTGCACCTTCTTGCGCAAGCCCGCGGTATCGATGAACTTCCACAGATGCTTATCTAATTGGACTAACGAGTCCACCGGATCCACGGTAGTACCAGCAACGTTGTCCACAACTGCGCGGTTTTCACCGGTCAGTTTGTTCAACAGAGACGACTTGCCCACGTTTGGACGTCCAACGACAGCAACGCGCCGGGGCCCCGAGGTCACACTCGTGTTACGTGGTGGCTTGTCAAAGTGCGAAATAATTTCATCGAGTACGTCTGCATTGCCGCGACCGTGCTGTGCGGAAATCGGCCATGGGTCACCGAGCCCGAGGGCATAAAACTCCGCGACGTCGGCAAGCGCCATATCCGAATCGACCTTGTTTGCACACACGATGACCGGGACTTCCGAGCGCTGCAGATTACGCGCCATCACCGAATCCGTCTCCGTAATGCCGGTCTTGGAATCAACAACGAACACGATGACGTCCGCCGAAGCCATAGCCGTCTCCGCCTGACGCGCAATGGCTGAATGAATTCCCTTCGTATTAGGGTCCCAACCGCCCGTGTCCTGAACCCAGAAGCGGCGCCCACCCCAATCACTGAGGTACGACACACGATCGCGGGTCACGCCCGGGTGGTCTTCCACGACTGCTTCACGACGCCCAATGAAACGGTTAACTAGAGAAGACTTGCCCACGTTCGGACGGCCTACAACAGCCACCGTATGCAGCGCTTCTTCTTCCACCGGGTAAGCGCCGTAGGCGCGTTCAATTTCGGCCCACTCGTCGTCGGTGAGCTCCTCAGCCTCCGTATCGTACGGGTCGGCGTATACCGCTTCCCCGAACTCGGATTCATCAAAATCCTCCGGGTACTCCCCGTCCGCTGGCTCTACATACTCGAACTCGGTATCCAATTCAGTCTCGTGTTCTGGGGTCACGTTATCACTCATGGGTGTTCTCCTTGGGAGAGGATTGGGCGCTTTCACGCACCAGATCTATAAGAGTGTTTACGACACTCTCTAAAGGCATGTCAGAGGTATCGACGATATGCGCGTCGTCTGCCGGGCGAAGCGGAGATTCCTTACGGGAGGAATCCGCAGCATCGCGTCGATTTACGTCGGCGAGAACCGTATCAAAATCTACCTCTCGGCCAGCTGCAAGGTCCTGATCGTAACGGCGCTGCGCGCGTACTTCAGCAGCTGCGGTAAGGAACACTTTAACCGGGGCGTTAGGAAGAACCGTGGTACCAATATCACGGCCCTCGACGATAGCGCGACCGGATTCGTCGGCAAGCTTACGCTGCAGAGCGACTAAATTTGCGCGCACCTCTGGAACTGCAGAAACCGCCGACACAGCCGCGGTAACTTCTGGACCGCGGATGTCAGCAGAAACATCTTCACCGTCTAAAAGCACCTCATGCGAGTGCGGATCCGCTGAGACCTCAAAAGGAATATCCGCGGTCGCTGCACTAACCGCAGCAGTGTCATCTGGATTAATGCCCTGGTTGAGCACGTGCAAAGTAGCCACGCGGTACATAGCTCCCGTGTCTACGTACCGGGCGCCGAAACGCTCTGCGAGGAGACGGCACGTCGTGGATTTGCCTGTTCCTGAAGGTCCATCAACTGCGACAATGAGTCCCCCATCGGGGGTGTTACTCACATTGTGGAAAGACTCCATTACATGCCCACCGCCTTGTACAGGCTACGCAGCTCAGAATCGTTGAGTGCACGCAGCGAACCAGGCTTTTGCTCGCCCAGCTGCACCGTATGAATCTTGGTGCGAACAAGGCGCTGGACTGGGAATCCGGCAGCTTTCAACATACGCCGAACAATGTGCTTGCGGCCTTCATGCAATTCCACGCGCACCAGCGACTGGCCCTCGTGGGTGTCGATGACTTGCACGTAGTCAGCCTTCGCCGGCCCATCGTCGAGTTCAACGCCGTCCTTGGTCAGCAGACGCACGAGCGCGCGGTCAGCTTCACCGAGAACAGTTGCTAGGTAAGTCTTGGTCACCTCATAGCGTGGGTGAGTGAGACGGTTGGCTAACTCACCATCGTTTGTGAGCAGGAGTAGCCCCTCAGTGTCAGCGTCAAGGCGGCCCACATGGAACAGGCGCTTTCCAGCCACTGTCTTTTCGCTGATTAAGTCACCCACGCAGGGGCGACCCATGTCATCGGACATCGTGGAGAGCACGCCACGAGGCTTATTCAAAATGAAGTACTCCGCATCCTTATCAGTATTGATGCGCACACCATCGACGCGAATGATGTCTACCTCAGGATGCACCTTCATGCCCTGGCGGGTTACTTTTTTGCCGTTGACCTCAACACGACCAGCGTCAATGAGGACTTCAGCGTGACGTCGAGAAGCAACACCAGCCTGCGCGAGAACTTTCTGAAGCCGGGTTCCCTCGCCCTCACGGGGAGCATTCTTGATAGCGTCTAGCTCTTCTTGCGACACATGCTGACGCGTAGAAGGATTGGCATAGGACGGTGTGAGGTCAGGAAGATCAGTATTCTCCTGGTCCGGTATACCGTCACGGTTAGCGGGATTGGTCACAAAAGTGTCCTTACATTATGTTGCGCAGCCTCATACCGGCCACGCTTTGAATACGTACCGCGCCCACTCTAGCAGGCTAACTACGGATTCTCACCATTGTTCTTCGATAGAATCCACGTCAGGCAAAAGTGGTGCCAGATCCGGCAAACGGTCCAAGGAATCAATCCCTAGCGCTTCGAGAAATAAATCAGTCGTGGCATAGCGGTGCGCACGGGAGTGCTCGTCGTCACCCGTATCCTCAGGATCTACTTCGACAATCATGCCGCGTAGCTGCAGCGTACGCATCACACCATCAACATTGACGCCACGTACCGCCGCCACCTGGGCACGAGTAACCGGCTGCCGGTACGCAATCACCGCCAATGTCTCCAAGGCCGCCCGTGACAACCGAGTGCTCGCCCCACCCAGCACGAAACGCTCGACAACCTCTGCATTTTCATGTCTGGTGTACAGACGCCAGCCCTGTTCGGATTCGCGGAGTTCAATCCCCTGACCACGGGATTCATACTCCTCCGCGATTTCCTGCAGAACCTCCAGAACGTCCGCCGCCGACGTCTCTACCGCACGCGCAATGGCATCGGGTGTTACGGGAGAATCAACGACCAACAAAATAGATTCAATCTGCGAACGCAGTGGTGTGACAAAACTCAAGGAATACCCTCTAACTCTCGCAGAAGTGCTCTAGGCGGCTGGCCACTCACCGGGTTCAGTACCTGTAACTACAGGGAAATCGTCAGGACTACGGTCAAGGTCGCCCCACTCCATCCACGAGCCCTCATACACACGAACGTCGCCAAACCCCGCCACGTTGGCAGCTAACGCGCCCACGCACGCAGCGATAGCCGCATGGCAGGTAAACACTAGAGCGTCAGAGGGGCCTACCACCGTTTCAAGTGCGTCACGGAGCCCATCAGGATCTTTCATCTTTGCACCATCAAAGAATGCACCGGCAGGCAGATTCACAGCAGTAGGAATATGGCCGCCACGCACAGGCCCTGCGGTCTCCTCGCCCGTGTACTGTGTAACCCCCCGTACGTCTACGATCCGCGTGTTTGGCATCGTGGCAGCCTCAACCACATCGTCAGCATCGGCAAGGCGCTCCCACTCGGGCCCGGCTTCGAAGGAGCCCGTCTCTGGGCGTTCGCCGTCCAACGTGGAAATTGGTCCGAGGCTCCGGCCTTCCGCTGTCCACGCGCCGATACCGCCGTTGAGTACTGCGACATTCTTGATGCCAGCAATCTTGGCCAGCCACCATATGCGCGCTGACGGGACGCCTACACGCGGATGGACGTCGTAAATCACTACCGGAGTGTTTTCACTAATACCGTAGGAAGCGAAGACTTCTTGAATGTTTTCTGGAATGGTGTACTTGTACGGCGCATTCGGATCAGAAAAATCGGCCTCGAGGTCCGCGAGCCAACTACCGGGAATCCCCTCTGTGGGTACGTTCGTCCCCATGCTGGCGCACAGCACAACTGCTTTGCGACGGACCGAGTTTAGTTGCGTTGTATCAATGAGAGCTGCCATGCGTGCCAGTATAGGAAATTAGCCAAACGCTAATCCCAATTCGAGGCAGCTACCACTGCTGGATCAACATCCAAGCCTGTCCACACCACGGAAAGTTCACCAAGTGGTTCTTCTTGACGCGTATCGACGGCTAGCGCTTTATACAACTCTAAGAGCGCAAGAAAACGGCCTACAACCTGCATGGAAACTTCACAACTGCGGGTTAGCTCCATGAAACTAAGCCAGGTACCTTCCCCCGCGAGCTTTAAGGTATCCAAGATTTTGCCAGCTTGCTCTGGCACGGATACCGCAACCTCATGGATGTGGCCTGTGGCTACCTCGTCGGGTGGGCGTGGTCGGAAAACAGCGGCGGCAAGCTCCGCGAAATCCTGAGGAGTTTGAGATATAGCTACGGGAGGGAGCAACTCCGCAAAGGGGTGCTCCAAAGAAACCGCCCGTGGATAGGACAGCTGGGCGTCACGTTGCCACTGGGCGAACATGTCAGCTACCTGCTTGTACGCCTTGTACTGCAGCAAGCGGGCAAATAACAGATCCCGAGTCGATAGCAATTCCAAGTCTTCAGCGTCATCTACATCGCCTCGCGGCACCAAACGGGCAGCCTTCAGGTCAAGCAAAGTGGCGGCCACGACGAGGAACTCCGTGATTTCTTCGAGTTCGGCAGCGTCGCCAAGCATTCGCACGTATTCGATGAATTCATCCGTCACTTCAGCCAAAGCTACGTCAGTGATATCGAGCTTGCGTTGACCAATCAACTGCAAAAGCAGGTCGAACGGACCTTGAAAATTGGCCAGAGCGACCCGGAACCCCGGGATTTCTAATTGTTCGCCGGGCTGGTCAGAAGCAGCAGAACCTGCCTGCATCATCTGAGTTAAGCTCGCAGGTCCGCACTGCGTTCGATAACCTCGCGCGCAAGGCTGCGGTATTGCTCGGCGGCTTCGGTACGTGGTGCCCAGGATGTAATCGGCTCGCCGGCAACAGAAGTCTCAGGGAACCGGACGGTGCGGGTGATAACTGAGTCAAAGACCTTGTCCCCGAAAACCTCGACGACCCTCGACATGACCTCGCGCGCATGACTTGTGCGACGGTCAAACATGGTCACCAAAATACCCAAAACGTCAAGGTCAAAGTTCAGGCGGTCCCGGACCTTCTCGACGGTATCCGTCAGTAACGCGAGACCACGCAGTGAGAAGTATTCGCACTCCATCGGGATGATGACGCCATGAGCACACGCGAGCGCATTAACGGTGAGCAGCCCAAGTGAAGGCTGGCAGTCCAAGATGATGAAGTCATAATCGCGGATAACCGGGCGCAATGCCCTGGCCAGTGTTTGCTCGCGGCCGACCTCATTAACCAACTGAATCTCCGCGGCCGACAAATCAATGTTTGCCGGCACGACATCAAGGTTCGGGACCATCGTATGAGTCAATGCTGAATGAATCGACGCCTCATTATCTACCAGGAGATCGTAGACAGTCACGTCTAACTCATTATGCGGGATGCCCAACCCCGCGGACAGGGCGCCCTGTGGGTCGAGGTCGACCAGCAAAACTTTTCGGCCATACTCCGCCAAGCACGCACCAAGGTTGATCGTTGAGGTGGTCTTGCCGACGCCACCCTTCTGGTTACACATCGCCAAAATCGTGGCGGGACCATGTTTGGCCAGCGGCGCAGGTTCAGGGATGGTGCGTACCGGGCGGCCAGTCAAACCTACTTCTACCTCAGAGGAGTCAAACAAACCGCCATCGTTGCTTTTTCCACTCATGGTCATGACCTCTTCCTTGACTCTCGCCACGCACTCCGTCCCTTAGCAAGCTTTGTTCATTATCACACGAAACCGCCGGCCTCTGCACACCGCCCCACGAGACCTACAAAAGTAAAGTCCCGCAACTTGACGGTAGCGTCGAACGCGAAGTGTTTAAGGCCGAGGATGAGCCTGCCGCCACATTTCTCGGAGGTTGTCAGCCGTAATGTGGGTATAGATTTGGGTCGTAGTAACCGAAGAGTGGCCGAGCAGCTCCTGCACACTCCGGACGTCAGCCCCGCCTTCGAGGAGATGCGTAGCAAAGCTGTGGCGCAACGTGTGCGGAGAAATATCGTGCTCCAACCCGGCCCGCGCAGCGCGGTCTTTAATGATCTGCCATGCTGACTGCCGGGATAGGCGCCCACCGCGTTGGTTGAGAAATACTGCGTGATTTTTCCCTCGCGACAGTACGGGACGCGCCCGGACGAGATATGCGTCGAGAGCGCGCCTCGCTGCGGACCCTACAGGTACTACACGTTCCTTATTTCCCTTACCAACAACGCGAATAAGCTCCGCATCTTCTGCAATAGCATCAATGTCCAAGGCCAGCACCTCGGATACACGCGCACCTGTGGCGTACAAAAGCTCCAAAAGTGCCCGGTCTCGCAGATCCAGCGGTGTGGCATCAGCGTCCATCTCAATCGCATCGAGCATGCGCGAAACCTCAGCAATGGTCAGGGTCTCGGGCAAATGCTTTCCGGTTCTCGGAGGGGACACCTCCGCGGCCACGTCGATAGGCACCTCGCCCTCCAACAAGGCAAACTTGTGCAGCCCCCGTGCAACAACAAGTGCTCTGCCCGCAGACGTTGGCGACAGCCCTGGTTGGTCACCGTGCGGTCGCTGCACGTCCGCGACATAGTGCTCGACGTCATTAGTTGTGACAGCCTGGAGCGACGAAATTCCCGCCGACCGTAGCCACTGCGTGTAACGTTGCACGTCCCGTCGGTAATTGCTCAAGGTGTTGCTGCTTAGACCACGTTCGACCGCGAGGTGATCAAGCCAGCGTTGACCAATCTCCTCGATGTGGCTCATATCTTCTTCATATCTGGGATTACCCCCTGCGTTTGGCGACGTCGTGCC
Encoded here:
- a CDS encoding alpha/beta hydrolase family esterase, with the translated sequence MIASGVRAVCAVCVLAVIGMLTGCAAGEDAPPEKTSAVEVPARPAEEVARFAGDAQPLGQVAPGVSVSETVEVDGQSRTMLIDVPSGPIPEGGYPVLFFFHGKGDNAENFRKVVAMHKTNAVVVYPQGLESAWQGGPYAVTNDSRADETMVALTLARLGATLPIRWGKVYAAGMSNGGGFASLLGCRMPDVFAGTASVSAAYYHKYFAECSDKPMATLDIHGTQDPVIQYHGGIRHGEQYDSVDRVLERATQRNACTGPIHVDRVTQDVVRKMWTQCVAPIKHISIGGGQHVWPGAENDPRTSVPDGYATREIKHFFRIEG
- a CDS encoding class I SAM-dependent methyltransferase; translation: MNSSHYPSTAPRSQANAPRFSSAHSRAQHASAYAHGNEAAQHYHDIRPSYPAEVLSLIPTRSRVLDVGAGTGKLTAQMVAEGHTVYACDPSRDMTHLCAQVTGVPTWQATAEATASQAGFFDAVTCAQTWHWVDAAQASSELDRIVKPGGRVILVWNSIDVSDPWFHRLTRIMHAGDILKAGFYPTVSEPWTITDELRSTWTQPMAFDDIMALTATRSYWLRANEKIRERVRGNLEWYFFEHSALNRDAIIALPYRTDAFVLTRSS
- a CDS encoding LysR family transcriptional regulator — protein: MSAHRPHQTSPTPELSLSTMRTLVAVGQAESIGLAAKAHGISQQAVSERVRTAEHTLGVTLFHRTPNGTVPTRRGDAILALIQEHLTHYDEFTSDIARVINPGHEVIHLAASQTIMEHYLPRWLADLHRSEPGIRFTVAAGNSHDITRAVIAGTTSLGFIESPTIEREVHHQLATTTLLHDDLTVAVAPDHPWAAYQEIPATTVRKTPLIVREPGSGTRSTAETVLGAFAPPVAELNSQAAIVQAALLLREPAILPRIALEGTPLRAIAVAGKEMTRPLRAVWRAGTKPRGGLAALLAIAQKSA
- the der gene encoding ribosome biogenesis GTPase Der — its product is MSDNVTPEHETELDTEFEYVEPADGEYPEDFDESEFGEAVYADPYDTEAEELTDDEWAEIERAYGAYPVEEEALHTVAVVGRPNVGKSSLVNRFIGRREAVVEDHPGVTRDRVSYLSDWGGRRFWVQDTGGWDPNTKGIHSAIARQAETAMASADVIVFVVDSKTGITETDSVMARNLQRSEVPVIVCANKVDSDMALADVAEFYALGLGDPWPISAQHGRGNADVLDEIISHFDKPPRNTSVTSGPRRVAVVGRPNVGKSSLLNKLTGENRAVVDNVAGTTVDPVDSLVQLDKHLWKFIDTAGLRKKVHTASGHEYYASLRTRGTIEAAELCIMVIDASEPISEQDQRVLGMILDAGKALVIAFNKWDLMDEDRRYFFDREFDEQLTHLPWVSKINISAKTGRALQRLEPAMVEALDSWDQRVPTGKLNTWLRAAIAKNPPPMKNNRLPRVLFATQASTRPPTVVLFTTGFLDAGYRRYLERQFREEFGFHGSPVRFAIRVRERRRK
- the cmk gene encoding (d)CMP kinase: MESFHNVSNTPDGGLIVAVDGPSGTGKSTTCRLLAERFGARYVDTGAMYRVATLHVLNQGINPDDTAAVSAATADIPFEVSADPHSHEVLLDGEDVSADIRGPEVTAAVSAVSAVPEVRANLVALQRKLADESGRAIVEGRDIGTTVLPNAPVKVFLTAAAEVRAQRRYDQDLAAGREVDFDTVLADVNRRDAADSSRKESPLRPADDAHIVDTSDMPLESVVNTLIDLVRESAQSSPKENTHE
- a CDS encoding pseudouridine synthase: MPDQENTDLPDLTPSYANPSTRQHVSQEELDAIKNAPREGEGTRLQKVLAQAGVASRRHAEVLIDAGRVEVNGKKVTRQGMKVHPEVDIIRVDGVRINTDKDAEYFILNKPRGVLSTMSDDMGRPCVGDLISEKTVAGKRLFHVGRLDADTEGLLLLTNDGELANRLTHPRYEVTKTYLATVLGEADRALVRLLTKDGVELDDGPAKADYVQVIDTHEGQSLVRVELHEGRKHIVRRMLKAAGFPVQRLVRTKIHTVQLGEQKPGSLRALNDSELRSLYKAVGM
- the scpB gene encoding SMC-Scp complex subunit ScpB, whose amino-acid sequence is MSFVTPLRSQIESILLVVDSPVTPDAIARAVETSAADVLEVLQEIAEEYESRGQGIELRESEQGWRLYTRHENAEVVERFVLGGASTRLSRAALETLAVIAYRQPVTRAQVAAVRGVNVDGVMRTLQLRGMIVEVDPEDTGDDEHSRAHRYATTDLFLEALGIDSLDRLPDLAPLLPDVDSIEEQW
- a CDS encoding sulfurtransferase; amino-acid sequence: MAALIDTTQLNSVRRKAVVLCASMGTNVPTEGIPGSWLADLEADFSDPNAPYKYTIPENIQEVFASYGISENTPVVIYDVHPRVGVPSARIWWLAKIAGIKNVAVLNGGIGAWTAEGRSLGPISTLDGERPETGSFEAGPEWERLADADDVVEAATMPNTRIVDVRGVTQYTGEETAGPVRGGHIPTAVNLPAGAFFDGAKMKDPDGLRDALETVVGPSDALVFTCHAAIAACVGALAANVAGFGDVRVYEGSWMEWGDLDRSPDDFPVVTGTEPGEWPAA